The following are encoded together in the uncultured Flavobacterium sp. genome:
- a CDS encoding alginate export family protein, protein MNKLTNPILKTHNTNFLSKLSKSILLGFVFTLLGSYEAKAQFTATGQLRDRVEVRAGQGTLQQEGDKAALFTSQRTRLNVGYSGYRFKIFTALQDVRVWGQDASSINRTTTEANNGILLHEAWAEIFLNDTVSTIQNLSIKAGRQEIAYDDQKVLGSLDWLQQGRRHDAIIFKFANKGWITDVGVAFNQNKENNTGTIYNGTNPAYGAGTNGIGTMYKSFQYAYVGRKFFFGDLSFLFFKDDFNKYTLTTVGTPPVATKVYGTGVWSRNTTGIYFNTNVTRKLNLTGSYYYQGGKNKDGRSLNANLFSITSTLQVGRKLFIGPGVDFLSGDDGTKTVTADSKDNRFDPLYGTPHKFWGSMDYFYAASGFGKQGLLNYFFKIKYNAKDNLSLALDIHGFESANTLSNGAGGKLNSYLGTELDLLVKYNLTKIINIEAGYSFMKATNSMASAAVKNVANADLSPQFAYVMLNIKPNFLAKK, encoded by the coding sequence ATGAACAAATTAACCAATCCTATATTAAAAACACACAACACTAATTTTTTATCAAAACTTTCGAAATCTATTCTATTAGGTTTTGTATTTACGTTGTTGGGAAGCTATGAAGCAAAAGCACAATTTACCGCAACAGGTCAGTTAAGAGACCGTGTTGAAGTACGCGCCGGGCAAGGAACTTTGCAGCAAGAAGGCGATAAAGCTGCTTTATTTACAAGTCAGAGAACAAGATTAAATGTTGGATATTCCGGATATAGATTTAAAATTTTTACCGCTTTGCAAGATGTTCGTGTTTGGGGACAAGATGCTTCCTCTATCAACAGAACAACGACAGAAGCAAATAACGGAATTTTATTGCACGAAGCCTGGGCAGAGATTTTTTTGAATGATACGGTAAGTACAATTCAGAATTTGTCTATAAAAGCAGGACGTCAGGAAATTGCTTATGACGATCAAAAAGTCTTGGGAAGTTTAGATTGGCTGCAACAAGGAAGACGTCATGACGCGATCATCTTTAAATTTGCCAATAAAGGCTGGATTACAGATGTTGGAGTTGCTTTTAATCAGAATAAAGAAAATAATACAGGAACAATTTACAATGGTACAAATCCAGCTTATGGTGCAGGAACCAACGGAATTGGCACAATGTACAAGTCGTTTCAATATGCTTATGTGGGGAGAAAATTCTTCTTTGGTGACTTGTCCTTTTTATTTTTCAAAGATGATTTCAACAAATACACTTTAACGACTGTCGGAACTCCTCCAGTTGCTACAAAAGTATACGGAACAGGAGTTTGGAGCCGAAATACAACAGGAATTTACTTTAATACCAATGTAACCCGAAAATTAAATTTAACGGGAAGTTACTATTATCAAGGCGGAAAAAATAAAGACGGACGATCACTAAACGCTAATTTGTTTTCGATTACGTCAACATTACAAGTAGGAAGAAAATTGTTTATTGGTCCCGGAGTTGACTTTTTATCTGGAGATGACGGAACAAAAACAGTTACGGCCGATTCAAAAGACAATCGCTTTGATCCTCTTTACGGAACGCCTCATAAATTCTGGGGAAGCATGGATTATTTTTATGCTGCAAGCGGTTTTGGAAAACAAGGTTTGCTGAATTACTTCTTCAAAATAAAATATAACGCCAAAGACAATCTAAGTTTAGCATTGGATATTCACGGTTTTGAATCGGCAAATACTTTATCTAATGGTGCTGGTGGAAAACTAAATTCTTATTTAGGAACCGAACTTGATTTGCTTGTAAAATACAACCTAACCAAAATCATCAATATCGAAGCAGGTTATTCTTTTATGAAAGCCACAAATTCTATGGCTTCTGCAGCGGTTAAAAATGTTGCTAACGCTGATTTAAGTCCACAGTTTGCTTATGTAATGCTAAATATCAAACCCAATTTTT
- a CDS encoding Crp/Fnr family transcriptional regulator: MKDEQAICYSCANENCFIKKHLHLEQMKQYVQKKHSFVCKKSQQFIIEGAPIQGLYFICKGKVKTVKTGINGREQIVRLTKNGDTIGFRGFGTSKRYLIGAYALEDTVLCNFSNETMMEILQNVPEFTYALMLFYADELNKSENNIRKIAHMNVRERVIDLLLYIHRKFGQINGLIEIELSRKEIADFAGTTEEQVIRVLSSLKKEALIKTVGKRIGILTISKLQLEIMEHKYF, from the coding sequence ATGAAAGACGAGCAAGCCATTTGTTATTCCTGCGCCAATGAAAACTGTTTTATTAAAAAACATCTGCATCTGGAACAAATGAAACAATATGTTCAGAAGAAACATAGTTTTGTTTGCAAAAAATCGCAGCAGTTTATCATCGAAGGAGCCCCAATTCAAGGACTTTATTTTATTTGTAAAGGAAAAGTAAAAACAGTTAAAACCGGAATTAACGGCAGAGAACAAATTGTTCGTCTTACTAAAAATGGAGACACAATTGGTTTTCGTGGTTTCGGAACCAGCAAACGATATCTGATTGGTGCTTACGCTTTAGAAGATACAGTTTTGTGTAATTTCAGCAATGAAACCATGATGGAAATTCTTCAAAATGTTCCTGAATTTACTTATGCTTTAATGTTGTTTTATGCCGATGAACTCAATAAAAGCGAAAACAATATCCGTAAAATTGCTCATATGAATGTACGTGAGCGCGTAATCGATTTACTATTGTACATTCACCGAAAATTTGGGCAAATAAACGGTTTAATTGAAATAGAGCTTTCAAGAAAAGAAATAGCGGACTTCGCCGGAACTACTGAAGAACAGGTTATTCGCGTTCTTTCAAGTCTTAAAAAAGAAGCACTTATCAAAACAGTCGGCAAAAGAATTGGTATTCTTACTATTTCTAAACTTCAGTTAGAAATAATGGAACATAAGTATTTTTAG